A part of Myxococcales bacterium genomic DNA contains:
- a CDS encoding amidohydrolase family protein, which yields MTYDLLIVNGTIVDGTGAPPYRGDVAVRDGKIVAIGEIGEIGEIGEIGDIDEIDNANAASETIDAKGQIVTPGWVDIHTHFDGQATWDPLLTPSCWHGVTTVVMGNCGVGFAPVKPEARNWLVELMEGVEDIPGSALSEGIQWDWETFPEFIDALEKHPHAMDIGTQIPHGAVRGYVMGDRGAKNEPATPADIEAMAAIVKEAIEAGALGFSSSRTLVHRALDGEPVPGTFAAEDELFGIGMALKEAGAGVFELAPAGVMGEDLAAPRKEVAWMRKLSREINRPVSFALLQIDQQPKLWQEILEICDESKEEGSDLRPQVGSRPTMLLIGLQTFSPYSFRPTYAALAELPLDERVRELRKPEIKAQILGEAPVDEDPLLAFVLSGMHKIFLLGEVPDYEPTADKSIEAIAKASGRDEHDVLYDAMLELDGKALLMVALVGYADGNLEAMREMLEHPDTAFGLGDGGAHVGAICDASMTTYLLTHWTRDRKRGPKLSLEFAVKKMTKDTAELYSLNDRGQLKVGYKADINVIDYDRLRLELPYLVNDLPGGAKRLIQKAVGYTATIVSGVVTFRDGEETGARPGAVIRGAQCLVR from the coding sequence ATGACGTACGACCTTCTCATCGTGAACGGAACCATCGTAGACGGAACCGGCGCCCCACCCTACCGAGGTGATGTCGCTGTTCGAGACGGCAAGATTGTTGCAATTGGTGAAATCGGCGAAATTGGTGAAATAGGCGAAATAGGTGATATAGACGAAATAGACAATGCCAATGCCGCCAGCGAGACGATTGACGCCAAGGGTCAAATCGTGACGCCCGGCTGGGTCGACATTCATACCCACTTTGACGGGCAAGCGACCTGGGACCCGTTGCTCACCCCTTCTTGCTGGCACGGCGTCACCACCGTCGTGATGGGCAATTGCGGAGTCGGCTTTGCGCCGGTGAAGCCCGAGGCGCGCAACTGGCTTGTCGAATTGATGGAAGGCGTCGAGGACATTCCCGGATCGGCTCTCAGCGAAGGCATCCAATGGGATTGGGAAACCTTTCCCGAATTCATCGATGCCCTCGAGAAACACCCCCACGCCATGGATATCGGAACGCAGATTCCTCATGGTGCTGTGCGGGGTTATGTGATGGGCGATCGAGGCGCCAAGAACGAGCCCGCCACCCCCGCAGACATTGAGGCCATGGCTGCCATCGTCAAAGAAGCGATCGAAGCCGGTGCCCTCGGTTTCTCTTCCTCGCGCACCCTGGTACATCGCGCGCTCGACGGCGAGCCCGTGCCCGGAACCTTCGCGGCGGAAGACGAACTCTTTGGCATCGGGATGGCGCTCAAGGAAGCGGGTGCCGGCGTCTTTGAGTTGGCGCCGGCTGGGGTGATGGGCGAAGACCTGGCGGCCCCACGCAAAGAAGTCGCCTGGATGCGCAAGCTTTCCCGGGAGATCAACCGTCCGGTGAGTTTCGCGCTGCTACAGATTGATCAACAGCCCAAGCTCTGGCAGGAAATTCTCGAAATTTGTGACGAGAGCAAGGAAGAGGGGTCCGACTTGCGTCCACAGGTGGGCTCGCGTCCGACCATGTTGCTGATCGGCTTGCAAACATTCTCTCCCTACAGCTTCCGTCCCACGTATGCGGCACTGGCCGAGCTTCCCCTCGACGAGCGCGTGCGTGAATTGCGCAAACCCGAGATCAAGGCGCAGATCCTGGGCGAAGCCCCGGTGGACGAGGACCCGTTGCTCGCATTCGTGCTTTCGGGCATGCACAAGATCTTCTTGCTCGGAGAAGTGCCCGACTACGAGCCAACCGCCGACAAGAGCATCGAAGCGATTGCCAAAGCAAGCGGTCGAGACGAACACGACGTTCTCTACGACGCAATGCTCGAACTCGATGGCAAGGCCTTGCTGATGGTGGCCCTCGTGGGTTACGCCGACGGCAACCTCGAGGCCATGCGCGAGATGCTCGAGCACCCCGACACTGCCTTTGGCCTGGGAGACGGTGGCGCCCACGTGGGAGCCATCTGCGACGCATCGATGACCACGTACCTGCTCACGCACTGGACGCGGGACCGCAAGCGCGGCCCGAAGCTCTCGCTGGAGTTCGCGGTCAAGAAGATGACCAAGGATACGGCAGAGCTCTACTCGCTGAACGATCGCGGGCAGCTCAAGGTCGGGTACAAGGCGGATATCAACGTGATCGACTACGACCGTCTGCGCCTGGAACTCCCCTACCTGGTCAACGATCTGCCGGGCGGTGCCAAGCGTCTGATTCAAAAGGCTGTGGGATACACCGCCACGATCGTAAGCGGCGTGGTGACCTTCCGCGACGGCGAAGAAACGGGGGCCCGACCAGGTGCCGTGATCCGCGGAGCACAGTGCTTGGTTAGATGA